From the Manihot esculenta cultivar AM560-2 chromosome 14, M.esculenta_v8, whole genome shotgun sequence genome, the window aaaTTTGGCTTTAGTATATTTACTAGAGCAAGTTTTTTGAATCTTATGAAATGCAATAACTGAGAACTGGTTTCCACAGGCTGATGTTGATGGTGATGGATCGCTGAATTATGGAGAGTTTGTCGCAGTTTCAGTGCACATTAAAAAATTGGCAAACGATGAGCACCTACATAAAGCTTTTGCCTTTTTTGATCGAAATCAGAGTGGTTACATAGAGATTGAAGATGTGAGAGAATCCTTAAATGATGAAATAGACACCTGTAGTGAGGATGTTATCAGTGCCATCATGCATGATGTTGATACAGACAAGGTTAGTAATAACTATTTATGGAGAGAAAAAATCCTTTTCCAACCTTTGGTTTCTCAACAGTCTACTCATGTTAATGATTTGCCCGTTGATGCCATGGATGATGGATTCAGGATAACAAATGTGGTAGTTGATGTGCATCTATATACCATCagtttcaattaattatattttgccTTTTTAACATTTTTCGACAAATTGGGTTGCAAGAACATATATAAGTTTTATAAGGCTAACCTTGTTGGCATACTATCTGGCAGGATGGGCGCATAAGCTACGAGGAGTTTGCAGCAATGATGAAGGCTGGCACAGACTGGAGAAAAGCCTCCAGGCAATACTCGCGAGAAAGATTCAATAGTCTGAGCTTAAAACTGATGAGAGATGGATCATTGCAGGTAGCCAGTTGAAGGTAGAATGAGCAAAGGGAAGGAAAAAAAACTAATGGCATGACGGAAGAAAAAGAATCCTCTTTGTTGTTGAGTTTCATGAAATTACTATCATCTTTCCTTTTTCAACTTCATGGGATGTTTTGGATAGGTAGGATTAGAGCAATTgccttagtttcttttgatgtGCTTTAGAATTTGTTTATTCTGAGGTGATTGCAGGAGAGTAATTGGACCACAATTATGTTGTTGTAAATATGTGATGAGttgtttaattggattaaaCCAATTTGACACCCATTCCATTCACATTTCTATTTTCTATATAGAAGCCATGCTTTTATGGCAGTAACCTTGgtctttattctttatttttgaaaaaaagtaTTAATTTCGAAACAGGATTATAACCTTGGAATGACCTTTTAGAACGTTTGATTCCCACCCTGAGTTTTCTTTCTCAGCCGGTTCTTGCTGGTCATCCATTCCATTTTGGAATAAAGAAAATATGCGGCTTCATAACAGTGCATACGTGGGGCCCACAGTCTTAATCAACCCCACCATTTAACTAATTTACTGAAATTTCTTATTCTAGTGTATGGTAACAGAATTCCGTCTACGTTCATTGCACTGTATAACTCAAATTTGGTTTCCCATGTCTATCCTATAATGGCCACGCTCTATAGTTCACGCGCTTCCCCCATACTCATCAgaaatttttagaaataaatttcagtatcatataattaaattttaaaataggtttaatttgattaattgaaattcaaatttcatatACTTTGTATATTcattaattaaacttttttatataaataactaGTAGAGTCTCATAGTAATATTATTAATCATAAATTATTATACCTAAAaatgatatttataaaatactGATATAAGCGCGTGGAGCATCACTGAAGTGAACAGGTCTAAAAAGGAACTCGTGTCAGGCACGTGACTTCGCACATTGCCAGACGACCACTAACAAGCAGATTATTAAGAACCTgcgtatatttttatttctatctcCTTTGATCATCATCAGTTCAGTCATCACCACTCAACCAACCCCCGCAAATATCCTCTCTCACTCCAGCTCAGCTTGCAAAAGCCCTGCCTCTCTTTACCTGAGGTTTGCTGTCGATTCTGGTTCTTGATTTCATAGTTCATGACGACGACCACCTCTTTTGGAGCTGCCAACACTGCGGTGTTGAAGGACCCGAAGATCCAGATACGGAGCTTTGATGGTTTGAGGTCTTCAAATTCTTCACTTGCTCTGACCAGACATGTGAATGTGTTTCCTGTTTCTTCTTCCAGACTTTCGCTTATACGAGCTGTATCCACGGTGGGATTTCTTCGAATTGCCTTCCCCCTTTCTCTGCTTCAAGCTTTTATTCTTAACTTTTTGGACTTTTCATGGATTGATATAGTTATCTCTGAATTATAAATCATTTTGATGATGAATTAACACTTTCTAACTTAAAATCTTTTGTGGGTGTCTAATTCTTGTTTGCGTATTTGCATTTTGGTTGTAACAATGTGTTGGACGAGAGAATGATTttgtttccttttatttttgagCGCTGCAAATATGTATTCTAGGAGACAGTGTGGAAGGGAAAATTATGTCCAAGTAAAAAAGAAGTCATTATAGAAGCCCTGAGCATGTTTGCATTAGTTTTGCTCTGTGGAAAccagaagaaagaaaagtttttggGTTGGGTGAACCGGAAGAAAGAAAAGATTTTAGGTTAGGTAAAAAGACTACACTTCAAAAGAAGTCGCTGCAGAAGCCCTCAGCATGTTTGCATTATTTTTGCTCTTTGGAAAccagaagaaagaaaagttttttggTTGGGTAAAAAGGCTAAAAAAAGTTTTTTGGTTGAGTAAAAAGGCTGCACTTCACCCTTTAGTTTTCtctgcttttcttttttttccccttccCTGAATCATAATGTATATCATATTTGGTTTCTCCATTCGATGTGATGAATATATTATTGTATATGGTAAGTTTAACAAATTTCATACATTGGGTTATTTTTGTTGGCAGCCAGTGAAGCCACAGACCGAAACTAAGCGCAGTAAGgttgaaataataaaagaacAAAGTAATTACATCAGGTACCCCCTGAATGAAGAGTTGCTGACTGATACCCCCAATATTAACGAGTCTGCTACCCAACTTATCAAGTTCCATGGGAGCTATCAACAGTATAACAGAGATGAACGTGGTGCAAAATCTTACTCTTTTATGCTTCGAACTAAGAACCCTTGTGGCAAGGTCCCAAACAAACTGTACTTGACCATGGATGATCTTGCCGATCAGTTTGGAATTGGAACTCTTCGTTTGACAACCAGACAGACATTTCAGCTCCATGGTGTTTTAAAGCAGAACCTCAAGACTGTAATGAGTAGCATCATTCATAGCATGGGTTCAACTCTTGGTGCATGTGGTGATCTCAACAGGAATGTCTTGGCCCCTGCTGCTCCATTTGCAAGAAAAGATTACCAGTTTGCTCAGAAAACTGCTGAGGATATTGCTGCCCTCCTAGCTCCTCAGTCTGGGTTCTACTATGATATGTGGGTGGATGGTGAGAAAATCATGACTGCAGAACCTCCTGAGGTGGTGAAGGCCCGTAATGATAATTCCCATGGAACAAACTTCCCTGACTCACCGGAGCCTATCTATGGAGCCCAATTCTTGCCTAGGAAGTTTAAGATTGCAGTCACTGTACCAACAGATAACTCTGTGGATATTCTCACAAATGATGTTGGTATTGTTGTGGTTACTGATGTAAATGGGGAGCCTCAGGGGTTCAACATATATGtaagataataaatattttcatcaGTATCACTTATTTATCGAACTGCATATAACCATCTGTTTTTTACAATTTCTACTTCAGGTTGGTGGTGGTATGGGAAGGACACATAGGTTGGAGACCACCTTCCCACGCCTGGCTGAACCATTGGGTTATGTACCAAAAGCAGATATTCTATATGCAGTGAAAGCTATTGTTGTTACCCAACGAGAAAATGGGAGGAGAGATGATCGTAAATATAGCAGAATGAAATATTTGATTAGTTCCTGGGGGATTGAGAAGTTCAGAAGTGTCGTTGAGCAATATTATGGAAAGAAATTTGAGCCTTTTCGTGAGTTGCCTGAGTGGGAATTCAAAAGTTACTTGGGATGGCATGAGCAGGTTAGTTCTAAGGATTCCGAAATTTTACATGTTTTCGAACATGACAGTTCATACACTTCCAAATTCATACCTTCATTTGCTAGTTTCTTCCTTTTTGAATCAGTATCCTCTGATACTAGGTAAGCAAAAAACTTTTGGCAGGGCAATGGGGTTTTGTTTTGTGGGCTTCACGTTGATAATGGTCGTATTGGGGGGAAAATGAAGAAAACATTGAGAGAGATAATAGAGAAGTACAATTTAGATGTGCAACTGACACCAAACCAGAATATCATCTTGTGTGGTATTCGCAAGGCATGGAAGCGCCCCATCACTGCAACTCTTGCACAAGCTGGATTGCTGGTAAGATTTCTGAATCTAGTATGTATATGATTTTTTGAACATATTGCCTTGAATGATTGAACATGCATTACCTTTTGTGTACTAGAGAGTTCTTGGAACTTGCACTAAATGTTATGGGCATTACCTGTTACCATTATTTCTAAGTTTTAATCAATTTAGCTGTTGTTAATGGGCATTGGAGTTTGAGACCAAATTTCTTCTATTTCTTGATCATGTCATTATTATGCTGAACGTATttgccttcttttatgttttcctttgtTGCCTCTTGCTTTTTTTTCTCCATcttttttttggattttgacCAGTATTGCTTGTGGACAGCAACCCAAGTATGTAGATCCCCTCAATTTAACAGCAATGGCATGCCCAGCAATGCCACTTTGCCCACTGGCAATAACTGAAGCTGAACGGGGAATACCTGACATCCTCAAACGGGTTAGGGCTGTGTTTGAGAAGGTATTTACTGTTCCCTATGAGTTTGTAAGGATCAACCGAGCACTTGATAGATATATATGGTAGTATATTGACATTCCATGCAAATTAgaatctgaaacatgtattatgATTTCAGGTGGGCCTCAAGTACAATGAATCTGTGGTAATAAGGATTACAGGTTGTCCCAATGGTTGTGCTCGACCATACATGGCTGAACTTGGATTTGTTGGTGATGGTCCCAATAGTTATCAGGTGGAAAAAGTTCTTTTAAGAATTTGATTGATGCTTCCATCCTTTCCTCTCTTTCCTGAATATGCACGATAGATGTTGAAAAAAGTTTTGATGTGCCTTTTTTGTCCAATTCTGAAACAGATTTGGCTTGGGGGAGCACCTAATCAAACTGCACTGGCAAGAAGCTTCATGAATAAGGTTAAGGTGCAAGAACTTGAAAAAGTTCTGGAACCTCTGTTCTATCACTGGAAACGGAAAAGGCAATCCAAAGAATCATTTGGCGACTTCACAACCCGCATGGTGAGGCTAGAGATCACTGTTTGTTATAGCTACCTAATTTCATGAAAATGTCTTGGTTCCATTATAAATTACTGTTTTCCTAAGGTGAATTAATTTGTACCCTGCCTATTATTTTGATAGGGATTTGAGAAACTTCAGGAGTGGGTTGACAAATGGGAAGGTGTTGTGTCTACACCACCCAAGTACAACCTGAGGCTCTTTGCTGATAAAGATACATATGATAAAATTGATGAACTTGCGAAGTTGCAGAATAAGACTGCTCACCAGTTAGCCATGGAAATTATTCGCAATTATGCTGCTGCTCAGCAAAATGGGAAAGGGGAATGAGGTGTTCATGTGCATCATACAAGATATATTGCTACCGAGCAAAATGACTAAGGTGAATAAGGACCATTATATCCTTCTTTATGCTGTTACTGCTTTGTAACAGCACTGTAATGAATGATAGTTTTGGTGTCATTTTGTACGACAGTTTTGCTGCTTGAAGTTTTTATGATAATCTTATTTTGTGTTATTTGACTAGGCCTTGTACCCAGTGAAGCTGATTTGTTAAAGATCGTTTTTCGTTTCTTTCTCCTGAAACAAAATCGTCTTTTCTTGTgtttttgattttcagtttaatttgaaAGAATTGTGCCACAATTAGCAGTTCTAGATAACTAAGTGCAGAAGCTTCGTCGAATCTTCTTGTACACTTCTTGATGGCAACCATGGTGCATGATCACAGTTTTTGCAGATGTAGAATCAGCCTTGATCAACAATTAgcagttcttttctttttccttgttTTTTTTGTCTGCATTCTTGAAATGATGTGGAACTGAAAACTCCGAACGCACACTTCAGAAAGATATCTCAactctaaataataaatttattagagttaataaatttataaataaagtaGGAAATTAATAAGAAGATTAacgtataaaataaataaaataaaagataaaaagagATGTGATTATTTTCTAtacttttttttatactttttttacAAAGAAACTAGTAACATTGAATCCATTGATTATTtgtttataaagaaaaataaattaattcagctaatttttttatacaatcaataaaaaaaattgcataAAAAGTATTTATATAATCTTGATTAGaggattaattatatattacatttattattttgttttaaaaaattcacgTAAAGATTTTTTTAGTGGATGAGTtaaagaaatataaattttgtaatGATGAACAAATAGGCTAATATATAAAAGATGTTCTCACCAACTAAGTAATGATTAATGTAATCAGTAATATGGAGCGAAAATTGCTTTACTGTACTCTTGATTAATTGTACTCTTAATTTAATCAAGCGATTTTAATTTCGAGAATTTcacgaaaattttttttttataaaaaaaatttatatcaaatgaagaaaaattaaaatattatttaaaatatcatttttatttagtGGTTAATTGTGACTGTCTTAAGAGTATTTTTATaactttcaaattttaattttaatataataagatgtaattataatataaaaaaaatattcgtaattttaatataataagatGTAATTACAgtaaaatagttaaatttatattaattattttttaaaattattttaaagaaatatttttttaaatagattgCATGAAGTTGATttctaatataaattaaattaatttaaaataaattttataaaatataaatataataaaattaatgtaaatataattttataatatatatgttaTAATATCTGAAATCATGTTATGCGTATCTATTAGAAagtatcttatttttttatttcttcataTTTTTCGCTTAACCATAGTAACTTGATTTGTAAGCTTTCCCTATTAAATTCGTATCAATTCCGGTTAATAGGGAATAAATTGTTGGGTTCTTCATACTCGAGTTCTTCGTACTTGAAAATTGAGCGACTCTGTGAAGGACATATTTTAACGTAGAAAAGACTACAGTCGTGGCAAATTTCTTTTTAGCGAGTGGAAAAATCTATGGAAAAAGCCTGGAACTTTAACTGGGTAGCGGGTAAATCTGTTTTGAGTCCAGTGAAATGGTTTTCCACAAGTAAATGTTCGCCTAATCTCTTTGTGGATAGACAGGGAAGAGATTATTCAATTCATTTTGTGACCTCGAATTCTTACCATGTTTTTCCCCTATAAGAAGAGAATTTCATTTCTTTAAGATGAAACCATGTACGAAGGCCAAGCTCAACTGAAAATAGAGCTACAATCTCCAAATCCAAAAATCAAGTCCAAACAACATGGGAGCGCTAGAGGAAATGGGTATAACTGAAAACCCAAAACCAGCATCTCTACCACTTCGCCATTACCCCTCCCTCCTTTGGCCATCGGGGTCAAACTACATTAGCTGCAAAATGATACGCCCCTGGCCGCCAAGAAAGGAGATCCCAATCTATCAAGGAAACGACAAACGTTTCTCCTTCTGCTTGCCACCTCCATAAACAAATGAACTATGAGAAAGCATCAATTTTTTGCAATCAGTGGTGCAGATGGGTCGGACGAGACCACCGCGATGACCTCTTGATACCGGGCAGACAGTCTCAAAGGCCTACACAACCAACATGGAGAGAGAGATGTGCATAAAGCAATCCCCATACCCACTAAAGCAAAAACTAAAAACCCCTTCACAATGAGTAACTAGAACTTAATTCCAAAGACTGGATAAAAGCAAGAAATCGAAGGGAAAAACAAACAGCTAAACCGCAGTGGAAGAGAATCGACGGCCATATTGCTGCATCTCTCTCCGAGATAACCCACCAACTTGCTTTTTCGGAGAGAGATGAAAGAACTTTTATCGAGACAATGGACTGCGTTCACTTGTTGGATTCTTATGAATCTATACAGCTTTATTTGATTTGATATCAAAGCTTGAATGTGAGGAATTAAATTCTTGCAAATATTGAAGTAGCAGGTTGACGTTCTCTATTTTTGCGGTACAGGCTTTAACGGATTCCGTTCACTTTAGTCACGAAACTTGTCAATGCTACCATATTTCTGTATTTGTCGTGGGTCCGAGTAGCATATATGGATACTGTAGCATATATTAACTATGATTCGATAATGAATTAtgtgaaaattataatatatatctcttaatttttaaaactcaaatagttattaatttctatattttgatgcgtatatttatttatttttttaatttgattaatgtaAGGTACATATAATAAACTTTTGTTGTTGAAAAATTGAAGGACTTTATAATGGAAACTCCTATGTTAGTAGTTActatataaaattcaaaatacaaaaattaaattattgatttttttttaaaaaaaattaattatatatattaattttgatataatttaaggATGAAAAGGTAATAAGCTCTAATAATAAATATGGAAGGAGAATGAGTGGAGCTGATAATCTACAAGAGGTTAATACTGGATCATGGATAGTGGAAGGCAGCCACGGTCTTCGACTTGGAAGTAGAATGCTCTTTGATCTCTTCTTATAGTTAATTCGATTCTCGTTGGGTCTCAAGTTCAAAAGATCCTTTTATCTCCGGTGCTATTAAGCCGAAATTGAGGTTCTAAACAAGATAAGCGTTTCCGTTTTCAACACCTTAAATTAGAGATGTTTGAAGGGGGGAAGTATTTGAATTTTGTAAGGCTGTATGGGacagaaaaataaagagaaaaaaggGAAACTAAGAGGAGAAGAAATATAGCAAAGAGGATTGTCCAATGAAAAGACATAAGTGGATACAACACTTTTACATTAATCTAAACATCAATCAACGTTGCATATAAAGAACACATAAAGATTCCCTCAATTGCGGCAGATACGAGCAGTAGGCATTGTCACACAGATAGAAGCATACTTCTTCTTAGCTTCTGGGGTTCCCGCCTTAGGCTCACCCTCAGCCATTGCAACTTTGGCAATGGAGAACGCAGCAGCAGCTGCTGCAGCTGAAAACACCAAATCCCTCCTCCCACTGCTgctttcttccttcttcttcatctCCACACTGACCCTTTCCTCCTCAGTGGCTCTTGAGGCCTTAGCCACGATCAGCCCTCTGCGTGGGGTCGTTATGGGTTGTTTGGCCAAGGACGAGCCAGCTAGGAACGAGGCTGTCATGGTCACGGATGCCATTCTCAGCAAATTCTGCTTCTTGCCTGATGTTGCGAGTAGCGTAGTGTCTGATTCTCAAAAGCACATACAAGGAAGAGGACTATTATTGCTTGCGAATGTAAATGGCTCAAGGGCAGCCTCTGGAGACCATCATCCACTTCCTTATCTCAATAGACATTTGATCAAATGGATTCCTGCCACGTGTTCCATTATCTTGTCCAGAATTTGTGGTTGTGAATCCTTTGAGAGTTGGTCTCAACATGACTTGAATGATCACCAGCCCACACAAAAGTACTTGTATGATTCTACACCTGTCGCGTGGCTTTCCACAATATAAAGATTCATATGCTTAGCACCCCTTACTCGAAAAGTTAAGAAACATGGGCAGAGCGGACACCTAATTCAATTATACATTAGTTGTTCAGGTATCCGTGTTTCTTTTTGTCCTCGCGCAAATTAGCTTGACAAGCAAGAAGAGTTGGTAGCATGATGCTCCAACATATAAAATACCATCCAGGACCAAAaccaagaaaaatgaaaaagagcTGCTCTTCCCCTAAGAAAACCGGTAATCTAACTTCTTTCATTTTTCTTCCGTGTAACAAATTTTTCGATTTAATTAAAACGACTTCTACCATCTACAGAGGGAAGTTTGACTTCACCCTCGTTTATGGCTTCCCTACAAGGTAAAAGTCCTGAAAATCAAAATGTAACGCACAGCACTTGAGAGGAAAACAAACCAATCCATTACCATTACCAAAATGATTAAAAGCAGTAAAAGTTAttacccaattcaaaattctccAACAAAACCATAAACAAAATGACAACATATTGTAGTCTTAGGAACCTAAAAAGAAATTAACACCAAATTCTTGGCCCTATATTCTCATCTTTAACAACTCAGGAATGGATTCTCCGCATCAAGCTTCAACTCTCTCTGCATCTTCAATTAGGACTTTCGTTGGTTTCCCCAATAGATCAGTGTACTCCTGGAATGGAGACTTGGTGAAGCGGGTTTCCCTCCAAAAGTCAGGAGTCAAGAATCCATAGGTTTTCAAGAGACAATCAAAGGTGGCCTGCATTTTCCATGGCACGTACGCATGAATTAACCAACAAATGAAACAACAGCATAAACATAGCAATTATCCAAAGCGAAGCCTCATTTATCATTGTGAAAAATACCCGCCcgtcacacacacacacacaaaaagtGCATTTTTTTTCACATCAGCtagatttgaaaatttattgcTTCTATGAAAAGGCCAGTGTTAAGAATTAATAACAGTTATAAAGCAATGGAAATCCACAACAATCGCATACAAGAGCTGCCTCCTACGAGTGTAGGAATCCTATTTAACAAATTCACAAAGATAGTAATATTTGTTTGAAAATGACTAATATAAGCTACTACAGGGTTATGGAAAATGCAGGATAAAGTGAAAGTTATGTGACATTTCAAACCAACCAAGCATTCAAATCATCAGAACATACAACAGTTAATAGACCctaatttaactaaaaattatgaaaatttgcaAAGTTCCCTCTTTTAACAAGCAAAACAAGAAAAACTAATTTCAGAACACAGCTTTAGCGATCTCCAGAAGTTGGAAGAATGACTATCGAATTATTAACACAAGCTCATATAATATCAGCAAAAACCAACTCTACTGGACAACCATTGCACAATTAAAAAGCATATGAATCACAACAAATTAGAATACAAGGTACTCAGAAAATTACAATGTACTGAAAAATCAGAATATTAGCCTAATATGAATATAAAATCTTTTAGTAACTAAATTAGTTATTCTCATTTCAATAAGAGATGAATCAATGGCATAATATATAATGCTAAACCAAGTAAACAAGCTCAGAAAAGCTGGATAAAATCACTTCCACATTATGAAAATAAAGAATTAATTCAACAAACCAACAGACCTTAACGAAATTCCCGAGAGTCTTCGTGGAGCCCCTTGAAGAAGTGAACACATCCTCTATCCCAGCAAACTGCAGAACCTTCTTGGGGACCCGAGCAGCGACAATCCCGGCGCCACGCGGAGCAGGCACCATTCTCACAGTCACGGAGCCACACTTGCCAGTGACCTTGCAGGGCACTGTGTGTGGCTTTCCAATCTTGTTTCCCCAATATCCTCTCCTCACAGGGATAACTGACAACTTGGCCAATATAATAGCGCCACGAATGGCAGTAGCAACCTCCTTGGAGCACTTGACTCCCAGTCCGACATGCCCATTCCCATCGCCTACGACGACGAAAGCCTTGAACCGAGTTCGCTGCCCTGCCCGAGTTTGCTTCTGGACGGGGGTGATTTTCATGACCTCATCCTTGAGGGACGGGCCAACAAGCGTGTCAATGATCTGGTGCTCCTTGATGGGGAGAGAATGCAGGTAAATTTGCTCTAAACTTCTGATCTTTCCGTCCTTCACCAAGCGGCCTAGTTTGGTTACTGGAACccatttctcctcctcctcacgGCGCGCGCGACGGCGGCCTCTGCCTCCGCGATCACCACGTGGTGGACCGCCGAAGCCACGGCGAAAAGCTCCTCTTTCTCCTGCGCCTCTGTCAGCCATGGTTGCAGTAAACCTTAGATTTGATAGTGAGAAAGCGAACCAAACTGGGGAGAGACGGAGAGGAGTATGAAGGAGCGAAAAATGGTACGATATGATTTTATATAGTGCTAGGGTTTGTGTACAGTGCAGTCTCTGAAGGGGTGGGAATAATTGGGCTCAATCTGGTCCATATTATGGAGCCCTTATTGGATCTTGGGCTTGGTATTGGACTTGTAGTTGTTGGACTCAGGCTTGAGTTCGGGTATGGTGGGTCTAATTAGTACTCTGCTATATACGTGGCTCAGCTGAAGAATCGGCACGGAACGCGCCGATGTATCAGTCCTCGCAGCTGGCCTTTGAATTTGTACCGTTACCGACTCCACTCATGGATTATGGATATTAATCGAGCTCACGAGTATTTCACTCGATTTTCATTGCACCATTCTACTTTtcctggattttgaaatttaaataaaatcacatttttatggaaaaaaatttttaattaatttgagatGTTTAATAAATGCAGCTTTTGAATAAAAAACAAACAGTGTACTTTTtggtgaaagaaaaataaaagagaaaacgagagaaaagaaagagaaacaaaagcggtgtttttaaattttatgttgtaAAAACGTCTATGGCAATTCTCTTGCTACTACCATTTTAGGTTGTCGTCCACTACCGTTTTGAGCAAATGAAGGTCAATCAGGAtggtttattttgatttttctcCGCTTCATAATATCTTTCCTCTCATTCTGTTGGTGCGGTGTTGTTGGTTTTGCTACTTTTCATTTTTTGCCATATTGCAATGTTTCGCTGTATAGAAGTTTTTTGCTGTTTGGACGTTTTTACAACATTAGAGAATGGAAAAGaattatttatgaatttagagttaaaaaaaat encodes:
- the LOC110599739 gene encoding photosystem II 5 kDa protein, chloroplastic — encoded protein: MASVTMTASFLAGSSLAKQPITTPRRGLIVAKASRATEEERVSVEMKKKEESSSGRRDLVFSAAAAAAAFSIAKVAMAEGEPKAGTPEAKKKYASICVTMPTARICRN
- the LOC110599738 gene encoding 40S ribosomal protein S2-4, with product MADRGAGERGAFRRGFGGPPRGDRGGRGRRRARREEEEKWVPVTKLGRLVKDGKIRSLEQIYLHSLPIKEHQIIDTLVGPSLKDEVMKITPVQKQTRAGQRTRFKAFVVVGDGNGHVGLGVKCSKEVATAIRGAIILAKLSVIPVRRGYWGNKIGKPHTVPCKVTGKCGSVTVRMVPAPRGAGIVAARVPKKVLQFAGIEDVFTSSRGSTKTLGNFVKATFDCLLKTYGFLTPDFWRETRFTKSPFQEYTDLLGKPTKVLIEDAERVEA
- the LOC110600159 gene encoding sulfite reductase [ferredoxin], chloroplastic; translation: MTTTTSFGAANTAVLKDPKIQIRSFDGLRSSNSSLALTRHVNVFPVSSSRLSLIRAVSTPVKPQTETKRSKVEIIKEQSNYIRYPLNEELLTDTPNINESATQLIKFHGSYQQYNRDERGAKSYSFMLRTKNPCGKVPNKLYLTMDDLADQFGIGTLRLTTRQTFQLHGVLKQNLKTVMSSIIHSMGSTLGACGDLNRNVLAPAAPFARKDYQFAQKTAEDIAALLAPQSGFYYDMWVDGEKIMTAEPPEVVKARNDNSHGTNFPDSPEPIYGAQFLPRKFKIAVTVPTDNSVDILTNDVGIVVVTDVNGEPQGFNIYVGGGMGRTHRLETTFPRLAEPLGYVPKADILYAVKAIVVTQRENGRRDDRKYSRMKYLISSWGIEKFRSVVEQYYGKKFEPFRELPEWEFKSYLGWHEQGNGVLFCGLHVDNGRIGGKMKKTLREIIEKYNLDVQLTPNQNIILCGIRKAWKRPITATLAQAGLLQPKYVDPLNLTAMACPAMPLCPLAITEAERGIPDILKRVRAVFEKVGLKYNESVVIRITGCPNGCARPYMAELGFVGDGPNSYQIWLGGAPNQTALARSFMNKVKVQELEKVLEPLFYHWKRKRQSKESFGDFTTRMGFEKLQEWVDKWEGVVSTPPKYNLRLFADKDTYDKIDELAKLQNKTAHQLAMEIIRNYAAAQQNGKGE